A single Micromonospora sp. CCTCC AA 2012012 DNA region contains:
- a CDS encoding Maf family protein, which translates to MSNPVPLRLVLASQSPARRKLLHAAGIEPDVLVSGVDESQVVSDRAEELCLELARLKAQAVAGRLRATPDERTLVLGCDSVLGFDGEIFGKPTDAADATRRWERMRGRSGVLHTGHCLIDVTHEARAEAVASTTVHFADVSDEEIAAYVATGEPLAVAGAFTIDGLGGAFLTGIEGDPGTVVGLSLPLLRSLLTELELSVTDLWTKVAPGGQEVEHLG; encoded by the coding sequence GTGTCGAATCCGGTACCGCTGCGCCTCGTGCTCGCCTCCCAGAGTCCCGCCCGCCGCAAGCTGCTCCACGCTGCGGGGATCGAACCCGACGTGCTGGTCAGCGGGGTGGACGAGTCGCAGGTGGTCAGCGACCGGGCCGAGGAGCTGTGCCTGGAGCTGGCGCGGTTGAAGGCGCAGGCGGTGGCCGGTCGGCTGCGGGCCACGCCGGACGAGCGGACGCTGGTGCTGGGCTGCGATTCAGTGCTCGGGTTCGACGGCGAGATCTTCGGCAAGCCGACCGATGCGGCGGACGCCACCCGGCGGTGGGAGCGGATGCGGGGGCGCAGCGGGGTGCTGCACACCGGGCACTGCCTGATCGACGTGACGCACGAGGCGCGGGCGGAGGCGGTCGCGTCGACGACCGTGCACTTCGCGGACGTCAGTGACGAGGAGATCGCCGCGTACGTGGCGACGGGTGAGCCGTTGGCGGTGGCCGGGGCGTTCACCATCGACGGGCTGGGTGGGGCGTTCCTGACCGGCATCGAGGGCGACCCGGGGACGGTGGTCGGGTTGAGCCTGCCGCTGCTGCGGTCGCTGCTCACCGAGTTGGAGCTGAGCGTCACCGATCTGTGGACGAAGGTCGCGCCGGGGGGCCAGGAGGTGGAGCATCTCGGTTAG
- a CDS encoding O-methyltransferase: MSSKPLPLTPELHAYLVAHGSAPDEVVRELEEETRAVLPDRAVMQVAPEQAAFLTFLTRLLDVRQAVEVGTFTGLSSLAIARGLADGGRLTCFDISEEYTDIARRYWARAGVADRIELRIGPAAETLRALPRERYLDLAFIDADKVGYPVYWDELVPRMRPGGLVAVDNTLRAGRVLAPENADDRAVAAFNDQIMADVRVDVVMLPLADGVTLARVR; encoded by the coding sequence ATGAGTTCGAAGCCGCTGCCCCTGACGCCGGAACTGCACGCCTATCTCGTCGCGCACGGGTCCGCTCCCGACGAGGTCGTCCGTGAGCTGGAGGAGGAGACCCGGGCGGTGCTGCCGGATCGGGCGGTCATGCAGGTCGCCCCGGAGCAGGCCGCGTTCCTGACGTTCCTCACCCGGCTGCTCGACGTGCGGCAGGCGGTGGAGGTGGGCACCTTCACCGGCCTGTCGTCGCTGGCGATCGCCCGGGGTCTGGCCGACGGCGGCCGGTTGACCTGCTTCGACATCTCCGAGGAGTACACGGACATCGCCCGTCGGTACTGGGCCCGGGCCGGCGTCGCGGACCGGATCGAGCTGCGGATCGGGCCGGCCGCGGAGACGCTGCGGGCGCTGCCCCGGGAGCGCTACCTGGACCTCGCGTTCATCGACGCGGACAAGGTCGGCTACCCGGTCTACTGGGACGAGCTGGTGCCGCGGATGCGGCCGGGCGGCCTGGTCGCGGTGGACAACACGCTGCGCGCCGGTCGCGTCCTCGCGCCGGAGAACGCCGACGATCGGGCGGTCGCCGCGTTCAACGACCAGATCATGGCCGACGTCCGGGTCGACGTGGTGATGCTCCCCCTCGCCGACGGGGTCACCCTCGCGCGGGTCCGCTAG
- a CDS encoding MFS transporter — protein MPRLTRDKLTWLTYAQLGLWGFFLYGFGPVVPLLRDEQGTSAAVAGLHSTGIAVGAMLGGALFAPTARRFGRGPATWLGLAGVAVGAAALGLLRPLPATITAVAVIATFGMMVISGVSVVLTDRHGPAAPAAVTEANAACAGMGILAPLVIGGSVDAGLGWRPVMAVEVGLITLVALAALTFRVRLPATAPAVAAPADPVGVTAAAAEPAVQPTRVAVRPAPAPVDRSDRLPRSYWIAWVLMAVTGSIEVCLSLWTADVLRTHAGLSAGGASAAVAAIVCGMFVGRLVGGRFALRWPPVPLLLGALTVSLAGFTLFWVASTGWLAVAGLVVLGLGNALHYPLVISIALAVAGPAADKAAGWSSYSMGVGFGIAPVVLGWVADGVGPHLAFLLLPGFIAAAVLLAVRLGRALRAAEPTRDPEPVTAF, from the coding sequence GTGCCCCGCCTCACCCGTGACAAGCTCACCTGGCTGACCTACGCCCAGCTGGGGCTCTGGGGCTTCTTCCTCTACGGCTTCGGTCCCGTCGTACCCCTGCTCCGCGACGAACAGGGCACCAGCGCCGCCGTCGCCGGCCTGCACAGCACCGGCATCGCGGTCGGCGCGATGCTCGGCGGCGCGCTCTTCGCGCCGACCGCCCGCCGCTTCGGTCGCGGCCCCGCCACCTGGCTCGGCCTCGCCGGGGTGGCCGTCGGTGCCGCCGCGCTGGGGCTGCTGCGTCCGCTGCCCGCCACCATCACCGCGGTCGCCGTCATCGCCACCTTCGGCATGATGGTGATCAGCGGGGTGTCCGTGGTGCTCACCGACCGGCACGGTCCGGCGGCGCCCGCCGCGGTCACCGAGGCCAACGCCGCCTGCGCCGGCATGGGCATCCTCGCCCCGCTGGTGATCGGTGGATCCGTGGACGCGGGCCTCGGCTGGCGGCCGGTGATGGCCGTCGAGGTCGGGCTGATCACGCTGGTCGCCCTCGCCGCCCTGACCTTCCGGGTACGCCTGCCGGCCACCGCCCCCGCTGTCGCGGCTCCCGCCGACCCCGTCGGGGTGACCGCCGCCGCGGCGGAACCCGCCGTCCAGCCGACCCGTGTCGCCGTCCGCCCCGCTCCCGCTCCCGTCGACCGGTCCGACCGGCTGCCCCGCTCGTACTGGATCGCCTGGGTGCTGATGGCGGTGACCGGCTCGATCGAGGTGTGCCTGTCGCTCTGGACCGCCGACGTGCTGCGCACCCACGCCGGGCTCAGCGCCGGCGGGGCGTCCGCCGCGGTGGCCGCGATCGTCTGCGGCATGTTCGTCGGCCGCCTCGTCGGTGGCCGGTTCGCGCTGCGCTGGCCGCCGGTGCCGCTGCTGCTGGGAGCGCTGACCGTGTCACTGGCCGGGTTCACGCTCTTCTGGGTCGCGTCGACCGGTTGGCTCGCCGTCGCCGGGCTGGTCGTGCTCGGCCTGGGCAACGCGCTGCACTACCCCCTGGTGATCTCCATCGCGTTGGCCGTCGCCGGACCGGCCGCCGACAAGGCGGCCGGCTGGTCGTCGTACTCGATGGGGGTGGGTTTCGGGATCGCGCCGGTGGTGCTGGGGTGGGTGGCCGACGGGGTGGGGCCGCACCTGGCCTTCCTGCTGCTGCCCGGCTTCATCGCGGCGGCGGTGCTGCTCGCCGTGCGGCTCGGCCGCGCGCTACGCGCCGCCGAGCCGACCCGCGACCCCGAGCCGGTCACCGCCTTCTGA
- a CDS encoding ABC transporter permease codes for MKLLRDTWLVFQRQILLLLRNPVWVFVGVFQPVMYLLLFAPLLKPALNAPSQAAAYKIFVPGLLVLLAIFGGLFQGFGLIAELRAGVIERSRVTPVSRLALLLGRALRDVVSLIVQAVIITLLALLFDLRVTLGHLLLAYLMLALIALMTSAVSYGVALKVKSEDALAPLMNTVAQPVLLLSGILLPLTFAPGWLQGVAKWNPFSWAVDGTRALFAGDLSNDKVWQGLTIIAVLAVAAVVWAARQFARSVR; via the coding sequence ATGAAACTCCTCCGTGACACCTGGCTGGTCTTTCAGCGCCAGATCCTGCTGCTGCTGCGCAACCCGGTCTGGGTCTTCGTCGGCGTCTTCCAGCCGGTGATGTACCTGCTGCTCTTCGCCCCCCTGCTCAAGCCCGCCCTGAACGCGCCCAGCCAGGCGGCGGCCTACAAGATCTTCGTACCGGGCCTGCTGGTGCTGCTCGCCATCTTCGGCGGCCTCTTCCAGGGCTTCGGCCTCATCGCCGAGCTGCGCGCCGGAGTCATCGAACGCTCCCGGGTCACCCCGGTCAGCCGGCTCGCCCTGCTGCTCGGCCGCGCCCTGCGGGACGTCGTCTCGCTGATCGTGCAGGCGGTCATCATCACCCTGCTGGCGCTCCTGTTCGACCTGCGCGTCACCCTCGGCCACCTGCTGCTGGCGTACCTGATGCTGGCGTTGATCGCGCTGATGACCTCGGCGGTCTCGTACGGTGTCGCGCTCAAGGTGAAGAGCGAGGACGCGCTCGCCCCGCTGATGAACACCGTCGCCCAGCCGGTGCTGCTGCTCTCCGGCATCCTGCTGCCGCTGACCTTCGCGCCCGGCTGGCTCCAGGGCGTCGCGAAGTGGAACCCGTTCTCCTGGGCGGTCGACGGCACCCGCGCGCTCTTCGCCGGCGACCTGAGCAACGACAAGGTCTGGCAGGGCCTGACCATCATCGCCGTCCTCGCCGTCGCCGCCGTCGTCTGGGCCGCCCGCCAGTTCGCCCGCAGCGTCCGGTGA
- a CDS encoding ATP-binding cassette domain-containing protein, giving the protein MIETRGLRKSFRSRAGRETKTVDAVRGVDLDVAEGEIFGFLGPNGAGKTTTLRMLATLIEPDGGEATIAGADLRKDPAEVRRRIGYVAQGGSTWDESTAREELVLQARMYGIGKADAERRATTALAAFQLTEYADRKCKTYSGGQRRRVEIALGIIHAPRIVFLDEPTTGLDPQSRAHMWDEIRRLRADGMTVFITTHYLDEADALCDRIAIMDNGEIVAEGTPTELKREISGEVVLVGLDRATTPRAAELLDTEEYVTKLETADEGGLRLYVDEGATAIPQVLRRLDHAGLDLRSIELHRPSLDDVFLTKTGRSLRES; this is encoded by the coding sequence ATGATCGAGACCAGGGGGTTGCGGAAGTCCTTCCGCTCCCGGGCGGGTCGCGAGACGAAGACCGTCGACGCGGTCCGCGGCGTCGACCTCGACGTCGCCGAGGGGGAGATCTTCGGCTTCCTCGGCCCCAACGGCGCCGGCAAGACCACCACCCTGCGGATGCTCGCCACCCTCATCGAGCCCGACGGCGGTGAGGCCACCATCGCCGGCGCCGACCTGCGCAAGGACCCCGCCGAGGTGCGCCGCCGGATCGGCTACGTCGCCCAGGGCGGCAGCACCTGGGACGAGTCCACCGCCCGCGAGGAGCTGGTCCTCCAGGCCCGGATGTACGGCATCGGCAAGGCCGACGCGGAACGCCGGGCCACCACCGCCCTGGCCGCCTTCCAGCTCACCGAGTACGCCGACCGCAAGTGCAAGACCTACTCCGGCGGCCAGCGCCGCCGCGTCGAGATCGCCCTCGGCATCATCCACGCCCCGCGGATCGTCTTCCTGGACGAGCCCACCACCGGCCTCGACCCGCAGAGCCGCGCGCACATGTGGGACGAGATCCGCCGGCTGCGCGCCGACGGGATGACCGTCTTCATCACCACGCACTACCTGGACGAGGCGGACGCGCTCTGCGACCGCATCGCGATCATGGACAACGGCGAGATCGTCGCCGAGGGCACCCCGACCGAGCTGAAGCGCGAGATCTCCGGCGAGGTGGTGCTCGTCGGCCTCGACCGGGCCACCACCCCCCGCGCGGCGGAACTGCTCGACACCGAGGAGTACGTCACCAAGCTGGAGACCGCCGACGAGGGCGGTCTGCGCCTCTATGTCGACGAGGGCGCCACCGCCATCCCGCAGGTGCTGCGCCGCCTCGACCACGCCGGGCTGGACCTGCGCTCCATCGAGCTGCACCGACCCAGCCTCGACGACGTCTTCCTCACCAAGACCGGCCGCTCGCTGCGCGAGTCCTGA
- a CDS encoding PadR family transcriptional regulator yields the protein MSATRMMILGLVKWMQPVHGYDVRRELLSWGADRWANVQPGSIYHALRKLTEEGLLRAVSTEQVGARPARTTYEVTPKGEDEFEGLLRAQWWQVQERPDPFTAAFSFLPALPRDEAAAALRNRANLLRAGIESMRASLESDWIRTSKPVHVGWMFELWSARAEAEMAWCERVADRIDSGVSYLPAGPARGEGWPGWSDGEPGRTADAK from the coding sequence ATGTCGGCTACCCGGATGATGATTCTCGGCCTGGTGAAGTGGATGCAGCCGGTGCACGGCTACGACGTGCGGCGCGAACTGCTCAGTTGGGGTGCCGACCGGTGGGCCAACGTGCAGCCCGGCTCGATCTACCACGCGCTGCGCAAGCTCACCGAGGAGGGACTGCTGCGGGCGGTCTCCACCGAGCAGGTGGGCGCCCGGCCGGCGCGGACCACGTACGAGGTGACGCCGAAGGGCGAGGACGAGTTCGAGGGCCTGCTGCGGGCGCAGTGGTGGCAGGTCCAGGAGCGGCCCGACCCGTTCACCGCCGCGTTCTCGTTCCTGCCCGCGCTGCCCCGTGACGAGGCGGCGGCCGCCCTGCGGAACCGGGCCAACCTGCTGCGCGCCGGGATCGAGTCGATGCGCGCCTCGCTGGAGTCCGACTGGATCCGCACCAGCAAGCCGGTGCACGTCGGGTGGATGTTCGAGCTGTGGTCCGCCCGGGCGGAGGCCGAGATGGCATGGTGCGAACGGGTCGCCGACCGGATCGACTCCGGCGTGTCGTACCTGCCGGCGGGGCCGGCGCGGGGCGAGGGGTGGCCCGGCTGGTCCGACGGGGAGCCGGGCCGGACGGCTGACGCGAAATAA